A stretch of DNA from Candidatus Methanoperedens sp.:
TATCCGGCCCGTCGACGGCTTCAGCGATGATAAGAATGGCGTGCGGGATTTCCCCTATATTCGGTTCCTGCAGTCCTGTCAGGAGCTTCAGGGTTTCAAATGAATATTTTTTATCCTTGATAGTAACAGAATCCATAAAACCACACATATTCTTTATCTATCAGGTTCTATATTAGCCAAACGGAAAGATAATGGAAACCCCGGTAATTCTAAAGACACTCCGAGAAGGAAAGATGAAGGAATATTTTGTCATGCCGCATGGAGAGCTGCATACGGACCTGGGGATAATAAAGCTAGAAGAACTTCAGACAAAAACATTCGGGGATAAAATAAGCTCTCATCTCGGTGTGGAGTTCATAATACAGAAGCCAAGAGCCCCGGATTTTTTCAGGCATGCAAAACGAAGCGGTGCGCCAATGATGCCTAAGGACATAGGTGTGATCATTTCGAACACGGGTCTCTCTTCCTCGGACCATGTTCTGGATGCAGGCACCGGTTCCGGTATCCTGGCCATTTATCTCGGGATGATCGCGAAAAGAATCGTATCTTATGAGCTGAGGGAGGAATTTATTGAGATAGCACGGGGGAATATCGCTCTCACGGGTCTATCCAATATTGAA
This window harbors:
- a CDS encoding methyltransferase domain-containing protein; this translates as METPVILKTLREGKMKEYFVMPHGELHTDLGIIKLEELQTKTFGDKISSHLGVEFIIQKPRAPDFFRHAKRSGAPMMPKDIGVIISNTGLSSSDHVLDAGTGSGILAIYLGMIAKRIVSYELREEFIEIARGNIALTGLSNIELRHGDIVSEIQTLDEKFDVITLDTASASQVVPHVPKVIYPGGFLAVYSPFFEQAKEVRSAIETNNFTDVMTIETIEREISFTDRGTRPSTARVGHTGFITITRY